The window GGTAAAGCTGAAAGGGTAAAGGTGTTAGAATAAAAAAATGTGAAATAAGAAGTTAATTACCGTATTTCCGCAATGAATTTATGAGTCCTTTTATCATAGACGCTATTTCTTTCCCCTCAGATTCAAATCGTGAAAAATCAGAATCAGAAATCCATTTCTTTCTTCTGAATATTTCAAGCATGGTCATGGTTTCATACAAAGACCCACGAGAAATATAACAGTATTGGGGGTCATATCTTTACCATTAACAAATCTATTTTTGTAATTCACCACAGAGGCACAGAGGTCACGGAGGAAAATACAAAACAAAGTTTAGAGTTCAGGGTTAAGAGTCTAACGCCAAGCCGCTAAGGGCGCAAAGCTCGAAGCTCAAAGGTCAAGGCTCAAAGCTGAAAGCTGATGGCTCATGGGTCATTGATTATTCGTTATTATGAGATAAAATTGCTCTATGGTTTTCTACAGCATATGCCAATTGTTCAGAATCGCTCTTACCATGCCTCTTAACTTCAACCGCGTGTATGGTGTCGTATCCTCTTTGCCTTAACACGTCAGCAAGCAATAAGCGAACATCTTCATCAAGATACAACCTTGGTTTATCCATTTTTCACGCCAAGATCTTTGCTCAATGATATTTCGCTACCACTTTCTATATCTTTATCCATTTCTTCCTTATGGTCGTAATAATAAGACAACGCATCATATATCTGAGAAAGATTTAGGTGCGGGAATTCTTTCACAAGTTCTTCAGGTGTCATCCCCTGTTTTAAGATATAATTTACAACTGAACTTACTGGAAACTTTGTCCCAGCAATTATAGGCCTTCCTCCGCAATATCCTTTTCTAGATATAATGTAAGCGTGTTTAACATTTTCTTCTGTTTTTGACATCATTTATCCCCTCCGTAATATCCTCTCATATTTTCGAACTTACCTTGATATTAAATGTATGAATTATTATAAATTTATTGAACATGGGTATCTCGCGTAAAATAATTTAGGAATTAAAAACATTTAACCACGTAGCACACGAAAGGACACGAAAAAAACACAAAGCGTAAAGTGACTAAATTTTCAAAGTAAACTTAATTAACAATTTTGGTGGAGGTTAGAGGAACGCTCCGCTTAAGGTTGGAAGCGAGCAAGCTTGAAAGCTGACTGGCTAGCAATATAAAAGGTTCAGGGTACAGGAGCCAGAAGCCAGAAGCCAGAATGCAACAAACCAAACTAATTCAACCAATTAAACTAATCAAACCAACCTACTGGTAAAAAAGCACCACAGTACAAAATCCAAATAGCAAATAAATCCCAATGAATAAAATTCAAATATCAATAATGCTTACAAGCGAACAGACTAGCAGGCTTACAAGCTGGCAAGCGAACCAACTGACAAGCTATTTCAGCCAGTTCTCAACCTCTAACCCATTTATTCTCCTAAAATGCTTCTCGTTATCTGTAATAACCACAAGTCCTGTATCCATCGCAGTTGCCGCTACCAATATATCCGCATCTTCGATGAGTTCACCTCGGGGTTTCAACTCCGCATAGATATCAGCGGCCTTCTCCGTCACCGACCTTCCCAATTCTTTGACTTCACAATCAGATACAAATCTCTCGAAAGCCTGAAGTTTCTTTTTACTTCCGACAGACTTTAACCCTCTCAATATCTCATAATGGGATATGATGCTTACGGTAAGAGTTTCGTGCTCGTTTATGTATTGCCCCACTTTCTCAACAATAACGGGATTGCCCTTCAAAAAGGCAACAATAATATTTGTGTCCATGAGGGCCTTTTTCATATATCAACAGCTCTCCCTCCAAATAGGGACTTCCTTTTTAATGCCTCGTCGAACATCTTGGATTCCTTTTCTGTCAGGTCTTTTAGCAGTCCGGCATATTGCATGATGTTTTGCCGAGGCCTTATTACCTTTCTTTCAAGGATCTCTTCTTTAATCAAATGAACGATCTTTATGATCTTCTTAATATCTGCGGCAGAAAGGTCCTTGACTTCATTTATCAGTTGCTGTTCATAGCTCATTTTAGAAAACATTTTTAACCTCCAATCGATATTTGTGGTCAGACATTGAATTTGGAATTTATTTGGTATTTGGATATTGTAATTTGGCGCTTTTCTGTAATTAAATTCCTACCATCTTTTTTAATCTGCTCTCGACTTCAAGTAACAGAAAGGTCATGGGGGTCAAATCTTTATCCTTGAACAAACCTATTTTTGTAATTCACCACAGAGACACAGAGAAAGTCAGAAAAAGCTCAAAGGGTAAAGGGTAAAGCTCAAAGGATAAAGGTAAAAGCTCAAAGCTCAAAGGGTAAAGCTGAAAGGGTAAAGGTGTTAGAATTAAAAAATGTGAAATAAGAAGTTAATTACCGGATTTCCGCAATGAATTTATGAGTCCTTTTATCATACGACGCTATTTCTTTCCCCTCAGATTCAAATCGTGAAAAATCAGAATCAGAAATCCATTTCTTTCTTCTGAATATTTCAAGCATGGTCATGGTTTCATACAAAGACCCACGAGAAATATAACAGTATTGTACAAATTCTTTTTTCGAGAAGCGTCCCTTTCCCTCAGCAAGGTTCATTGCTATGCTTTTGAGCTTGCTTCTATTTGTTCAAAAAGACGGTAATGTTTCCTTGACGTATTAATATTCTCAATAAGATCAATAACGCTAACCGCAAAATCAACAGATCTGTTCCAAACCTCTAAATCCTCGTAACCAAACTTCATTTTATTCAACTCTTACATTACGTGCTTTGAGCTTTCACCTTTTAACCTGACTCCAGAATTATTTTTAACAAACACGCTTGGGGTCAAACCTTCATTATTCAATTATCATTACCTGTTACAAATAATATCGAAATACTAAACAGCAAAATTCAAATAACAAATCCCAAATAATATCCACAGCCGCTTCCACAGTCCAAATCCAATATCTATTTTTCTTTCAATGTCTTTCTCTATAAACCTCTTTAAACTCAAAAAGCTGTGAAGATTTTTTTTGTTTTTTTCCATCTCGATAACCATATCGACACTACTGATTATCAGGTCTACACTTTTGACACTTATACAATCGAGGTTTCATCAAGAGCTTTCACGGGCAAGCCGATAAGCCTTCAAGCCAGCAAGCTGACAAGCGCACAAGCAGACAGGCCTACAGTCTGTAATCAGGATCAGAATATTGCTCACCGCGTTATACTTTGTAATATTGCCTGTACCATTCCACAAACTTCCTAATCCCCTCTTCAACAGACGTTGAAGGTTTAAACCCAACATCATGTATTAAATCGTCCACGTCGGCATACGTGGCTGGCACATCCCCGGGCTGCATAGGCATCAAATTTTTCTTCGCCTTCCTGCCAAGACACTCCTCTAATACTTCTATAAACCGCATGAGTTCCACCGGATTGTTATTGCCAATATTATACAATTTATACGGCGCGTAACTCGCGGCACTGTCCGGGTTGTTCCCGTTCCAGTTAGGATTCGGCCCCGGTATTCTGTCCGTTACCCTGACTACCCCCTCAATGATGTCATCACTATAGGTAAAGTCACGCATCATCTTCCCACGATTGAAGACATCTATCGGGCTTCCTTCAAGTATCGCCTTTGTAAAAAGAAACAAGGCCATATCCGGCCTTCCCCACGGCCCATACACCGTGAAAAACCTGAGACCTGTACAGGGAATATTGTATAAGCTTGCATACGTATGCGCCATCAACTCGTTCGCCTTCTTGGTTGCGGCATACAGCGAGACAGGATGGTCAACGTTGTGATGAACGGAAAAGGGCATCCTTGTATTCGCGCCATACACTGAGCTTGAAGACGCATAGACAAGGTGTTTAACGTTATTATGCCTACATCCTTCAAGGATATTCATAAATCCATTGATATTGCTGTCTATATAGGCATAAGGATTTATGAGAGAATATCTGACTCCCGCCTGCGCCGCGAGATTCACCACAACATCAAACTGTTCACCAGAGAACAGTTTTACAATACCCTCCCTGTCCTCAAGATCCATCCTGATAAATCTGAAACCCTCTTGTCCCTCCAATTGTTTCAATCGATCCTGTTTGAGATTCACATCATAATAATCATTAAGATTATCCAGGCCTACAACGTCGTCTCCTCTCTCTAAAAGCCGCCTTGAAAGATGAAAACCGATAAAACCCGCAGCGCCCGTGACCAATACTTTTCTCATCTATTACCTTCTCCCGTTATAACTGCCACAGGCGTATACCTGATTCTCTCAAAGTCTTTGTATCAAAAATATCTTTGATATCAACTAATAAGGAGTCAGAATCCAGAAAAAAACAATGATATTGTTCCGCCGCGCCTGCCTGTCATTGTCCGCTTAATGTGTCTGGACTGCGTCCTTCTCGGTTACATGTGAAAGTTTATGTAACCTACCGGATTACTATCCGTTAAGAGAGAATTCACATTTGCCGAATGAAAACTCCCGCCATACAGTATTACTCAATTCAATCGCTGCCAGACACAACTGTTCAGCAACAGGCCGGCAGGCGAGCAAGCATTAAAAAAAAGGGGTTCAAGGAGCAAGAGCCTGTCTTCTGTCTTTCGACTTACTACTCAGCTTACTTAACCAATTCAACCAAGCCAACTAACTCAACCAATCAAACCAATTCAACTCATCCACCCAATCCATATTATTGTACTTTACGCCCACCATACAATCTCTGTATCTCTTCATGTGCAATGCAAATGGGACTTTGGTCTTTATTCGGAGCATCATTTGAACTGTTCAAACCAGACAAGTCTATTTTTTCAGAAGAGATCATCGGTTTTTCATATGCTCTTTTTGTCTTTTCTTTTTGTTTTATCTGCATGGTTCTTTCCCCCTTTGAAAAAGATTCATAATTTTGCCAAGGACTTTCAGCAACAGAAACATTTGCCCGCAGAAGTCACGGAAAGTCTCTCTTCGCCTGAAAAGGCATTTTGTTCCTTTTCAATCAGTCAATCACTCTCCTTCCTTGAAATGAATCAGACCCTTATGGGAAAGTTCCTCGAGAAAACTTACGACATCCTTTACAGCAGCTTCTTTTTCGATTTCGAACTCATTACAGAGGCTGTCTGCTATTTCCTTAATGCTGCATGTACCAGTACACATATTCCATATCACCTCTCCAACAGTATTTAGTTGATGAAACATCGCACCTTCATCAGAAATAATAAACGTATCATTATTTATCTTGCTCCATACACATTGGCTTTCGTTTCGTATTGGTAATTTTTGTTTAGACACGATGTATTTACGTCAGATTACCCTCTGCTTTTCCTGCCCTTAAAGGTATGTACATCAATATTTTCCAGGGAAAAACTTTTATCTTTTGCACATGTCATTCCATATGCCGGAACAACATTTCCTATCCTGCTTATGATTCTTACTTTTTCCGGCAGCACATCTTCCACTCTACCATCATGAGAAACACTCACAAAGTATACATTGCTCATGAGATTCAGGAAGAGTTCTTTTGTGCTTAATCTTCTGACGACATGCTCCATTCCCTCTCCCACGAGAAAGACAGTATTCAGAGGAATAAGATTATTGTTACCTTTTGCAGTATCCGTTAAAAAAGGAAATGAAGATATGAAATAGTTTCCTTCATCTTCCGTAACAACAAGAAATTCATCTGAAAGGATTTTTTCCTTTTGAATTGCCACTGTTGAAATTGCATTTTTTACATCACCTGGGATTCCCATTAGCGCAAATCCCACACCATTATGTATCAAACCGCCGGCACGAAGAAAAAAATTGCTATTTCTCTTTTCTCCATTTTTCCCGTTCTTAAAAAACTCACTATAAATACACCAGAGTACATATTTCAAAATATCCGTTTTCTCTTTTTTTGGGAAAAAGACCCTCTTCTCTTCTTTTGTTGAATTCCTGCAAAACCATCTTTCCTGTTCAAAATCAACTGTTTCCCAATCCTTATACAATCTCTTGTTATCTTGATACCCTACGATAAATGTATAGTCTTGTTTCACCGGGGCTTTAGAAAAACGAAACTGTTTATTTGCTTCTTCTTCCATCTCTTTGTCTAAAAAGATAAAGGCGAAACTTTTTTTCCCGACCTGCAGCCTGTAACTTTCATGAGTATTCCGCGGATTGCCGGAACTTCTCCTTTCAAGTCGTGACACATGTTTTTTCAGCATGTCCCTGACGCATTCATAGTGATCCATAGATGCATAGGTATTGAAAGTCGTTTCAAACTCCCTTAATAGAGTTTCAACTTCGCGCAGTGAAAACTGGTGGCTATTTTTTGCAAAGAATATCTTTTTATGCTTACTTGCAGTCGTACCTTCTTCCGCAGTAAGTGTTTCTTCATAAAGCTTTTCACCAGGCCTCAGACCTGTTATCTTTATGTCTATATCACGATATGGTTCTAAACCGTGGATCCTTATTAAATCTTCAGCCAATGACAAGAGTTTTACCGGTTTTCCCATATCCAACACAAGAATATCACCGCCTCTCCCCAAAACAGAGGCCTGAAGGACGAGAGACACCGCCTCGTAAATAGTCATGAAATATCTCAGCACATCCTTATGGGTTACCGTAAGAGGACCGCCCTCCTTTAACTGATCCAGAAATAGCGGTAAAACACTACCGCGACTACCTAATACGTTCCCGAATCTTACTGATAAAAACTCTGTATCCGCTACCTCACCACATGCCATACAAATATGTTCAGCCATCCTCTTTGTTGCACCCATAATGCTGGTAGGCCTTACCGCCTTATCCGAAGAAATCATGACAAATTTCTCTATTTTATGCTCTATCGATGCCTTTGCCACCCTGTATGTTCCAAACATATTTACCTTTACGGCCTCTTTGGAGTTATATTCCATCATGGGTACATGCTTGTAAGCGGCAGCATGGAAAACAATCTGCGGATTCAAATTCCTGAAGACCTTTGTTACCGCTTCCTCGTCTCTTATATCACCGGTAATAAACAAGACCTTCTGTAACATCTGCGAGTTGATGAACCGGTTACGAAACAAATGAGGGAATATTTTTTCCAGTTTAAGCTGTAAATAATGCAACTCTGTCTCATCTATATCAAACAAGATTACCTTTTGAGGGTTAAAAGAACACACCTGCATTGCTATCTCCGAACCAATGGAACCCCCGGCACCGGTAATCAATACGACCTTATCTCGCAGAAATTGTTCTATGCCTTCATGGTCAGTTTCTACTACCTGCCTGCCCAAAAGATCCTCAATACTGATATCCTCTAAATTCTGCATAGAGAGAGAAGGCCTATGGACATCATAGAGTCGGGGTATAATCTTTATCTCCACTTCATGTTTATTCGCACTATTATATAATTTTCTTAAAGACTGGTGGTCTAACGATGGAATGGCGATAACTACCGCATGGATTCTCTTTTTCTTTATGACGCCTTCCAATTCGTCCGTCGTAGCAAACACGGGGACTCCATGTATATTTTTCCCCACTTTATTTGAATCATTATCCAGAATTCCTACAGGGATATAATCCTGATAGCCTCCCTCTATCAGGTTTCTGATAATCATACTACCCGTATCTCCCGCGCCGATGATAATCGTTCTTTTCCCATACTTTGTCAGCGATCTTCTCAAAAAGTATTTCAGAAAGACCCGTTTAGAAATCCTTAATCCACAAAACAGGAATAGAGAAAACACACAATCTATGAAAAGGATACTCCTGGGAAATCCCGTAACAGGAAAAATAAGGAAGGAGGAAGTCTCTGTTGTATCGGAACTGTTGTGCAAAACCAACGGACACCATACCATGACCCCAAACAGTATTACAAAGGACACGATCTGCGATAGTGTAATAGAGACAAAATCATGAATACTGACATACCTCCAGGTGATTTTATATATCTTAAAAAAAACAAGAGAACATATCTTGACAAGGAGGAAAACGGGAAAGGCTTTTACAATCATCAATTGGTAGTTCGAAGTTAAGAGAAAATCAAAGCGCAAAAGAAAGGACAGATAGAGGGAACACGCAATAATAAAGACATCGCACACGCAAAAGCACAGTATGCGCTTGAAATACGTGGGATGGAATAATCTATTTATGGTTTTCTGAACTGGTACCGTCAATGTATGTCCCCTTTTCATCCTGAGAAATTTCGCTCATTTCTCTCAATACTCTATCGAGCAAAACGCATCCCGCGAAAAGTCTACAATGACGTCCTTGTCGTTGCTTTACAACTTTCTGGTATGTGCTAAGACACAGAAAATATGATCCTAAAAATTCCTACACACGGTCATGAGTTTAAAATGTCCATAAAAAAACCTTACCGCGAATTTTACGAAATACCAATTCTGCAGTAAGGCAATCTTAATACTACTTCCGTTGATTGAAGAGAAAGACCCTTGTACTTTGCGTCCCCTGATTACTCAGGGTTTGCCCTTATAAAGAATTATTTCTTGTAAATTGAAATTTTCCTCCGTACGATTACCAACAAATTTCGTACCAAAATACTGATATCATGAGATTATATAGATACAAAACCATTGTAGCATATCTTATCATCTTGTAAATACATGGATTATAAAAATATTACCAGGGAATAGTTTGTTTACTAGTAATGATGAAACGAGTAGCAACAAAGGCAAAAAAGTGTGCCATGACACACATGTGTAACGTTACACATGTGTGTCATGGCACACTTTTTTGTACTAATGCTCCGGTCAAAAAAAATACTACGCAAAAAGAACCTTATTTTTCAAATAGTCCTGTATCTTACTGTTACATAAAAAGATTTCACTTGGAACCTTACCCTCTATGTTTTCAACGTCATATTTGCTATACTGGATTTTATTTGTATTTACCACTCATTCTGCCACATACAGACGCTAACATCGCCTATATACCAGGCAGGCAAAATTGAAAACGGCCGAATATGCATCGGAAAACCATTTTAGGAGAAAAAATGGGCGCTATCTACTCAAACTTTGAAGAAGCAAAAGAGACACTCATGAGCGAAGAGGAAAATGTTATTCGTTTTATTTTTACCCGGCATGGAAGGACATACTTAAATGCAAAACAGGTCTTTCAGCCATGGACACCTCAAGGAGATCAATTAAACGAAGAAGGCATGGTTTCAGCGAAAAATCTGGGAAAAAAGTTAAGGCACATTCCCATACAAAAGATCTATTCCAGCGACTGGCACAGAGCAGTTCATACAGCACAGTTAATTAACGAAGAACGAATACCGCCACTACAGGAAATACATCTCTCAAGAGGTTTGAGAGACTTTAACTTCGGGGCACTCTGCGGCGTTTCGGTAACTTCCTCCGAGCAAGCACATCCGGCATTATCTGAAATAAGAATACATAAACTTCACGAATTCAAAGCCCCTGAAGGTGATACGTTTACTGATTTTCATCATCGGATAAAAGATGAATTTATGAGAATATTTCACAATAACAGCAAGGGGAACATTCTGGTTGTCTCACACTCTTATGTCGCAAAATGCTTAATTATTGCCGCGCTCAACCTCCCTTTAGAAACGTACGCAAACACCATACGGATTAAGAATACATCCCTTTCCGTAGTAGAACTGAAGAACAGACAAATCCCGGGAAGATTACTGATATTAAATGATACATAAAAGAAGAAAACAGGCATCAGGAGTTTTACGTAATAGTCAATTACCTTAAATATCGCGAGACGGTTAACAAAAATACTATCACCTGGATATCCAACCGGTATTACGGCTCTGATAGTTTTTTGCCATAAATAAGGCGGTAATTACCATTGCCAAACTGGCAACCGAAACATACATACCAAGGGTAAAAGATTTCGGCTCATACACAAACCGGACATGATGCTCCCCTTTCTCAAGAAAGACGGCTCTCAAGATATAGTTTGCTTTCAATACCTTGCTTTTTTTACCATCCACATAAACATTCCAGCCAGGATAATAGGTGTCGCCCAGAACGAGAAAACCATCCTCCAGCAGCCTGGCATTTATTTTTATGGAATTCGGTAAATACTCGGTAATCGTCGGAGATGGCTCCCCTGACAAATCCTCCCGGGTCATGTTTCCAGTAAGTCCCGAAGGTTCTTCCAGGATTACAGCGTGTAAAGGATTAAATTCCTTACTTGTCATCTCATTGAATATGGCATCTCTGCCCTGTATGGTTTTGGCGCTATGCACAACAAAAGCGCGCGGGAATGCCAGCGTATTTTGATAAATGGCATATTTCTGGTCATGGAAGACCCGTTTCATACTGGGATGATCTATTCGGGCATGCGCGGGAAGTAACAGGTACTTCACATTGAGTAAATTCGTCAGCCTGGAAATTTGTTTTACTTCCATGACAATGTTCGGTTCGTCGAGGGGTTTATTACTGGATACATTGATAAATTCACTGTACTCTTTGATAACATTAGCATCGTAGCCTCCGACATGAGCAATGGCATGCGCCATTCCCTTGTTCAATTCAAAATACCCTATCGTTGTTATACGGGAAGGTTCGGGATCACTTTTTATTACCTTTACGACACCCTCTTCCCAAAGACATTTGTTCGAATCAAACGTTACCATATACCGATTCCCAAAAAACCAGAGATCCCCGAAAACCAGCGCAATGGTGAGCGGTATGAGAATTTTTCTGTGCGTCCCTCCACGGATCCACAAACCGATGACAAGCAGGCTTACTATTGCCAGGAGAATACATTTTGCGGCGCTCTTCGTAGTAACAGCAAAGGTGGTCTGTAAAAATCCTGGGTCATTCAGGTTTGGCAATGCAACATAACGATCACCCAGGAGGTAAATTTTATTGATAATTCCCTGCCACGCCCCATATCCCGTACCAAAGAAAAAGAAAATAAGGAGAAACAGGCTTATTATGACAACAATACCTGTTATGATATAAAGCAAAGAAGATTTTCCTTTTTTAGCGGTAACAGTATCCTGCAAATATTCACTCCCGATGCCGGAAAGAACAGAAAGAGAGAATGCAACAATAAAGATAAACTTGGAATTTCCCCGAAACAGGTCAAAACCCGGCACCACCGTGTAAAGAATTTTAAAGACCGGCGTAAACTTCCCCAGGGCAAGAATCATCATACAGAAAGCCAAAATGAGAAAGGTTTTTGTATATGTATTCCTGAAATAAAATGAGGCAAAAGCGCACAACATGAAGGGAAGAATACCAATATAAAGAGACATTTCCCAGAGATAGTATCTTCCCCAGTAGGGGCTTTTGAGCATATCACCAAAAAAATCTGGAATAAAAAAGGTAAGAAAATTTTCAGGAGCAAAAGAAAACTGTCCTACCCATTCGTACGAAAGTGCCTGACGGGTAGAATGTTTAACCATCTCAAAGGCCGGTAATAATTGAATTGTTGCAAGCAAAACCCCGGCAAGGTAAAGCACAAAAAGCCCTGTCATATGATGAGCGACATATTTCCAGCTTTTGTGACCGTAAAACTCCTGTATTATACGTATAATACAATACACCACTACAGCGATAGCGGTATAAAAAAAATATTGAGGATGTCCGGCCAATATATTGCAAGCGACAGCAATTCCGCCTGACAATACATAAAAAATATCCCTGGTACGAAGGAAAAGTTCCAGAAACAAGAGGATAAGGGGTAACCAGATCATGGTACACAAATTGGGGAGGTGCCCGGGATAGACATGAAAAATCTGAGGAGCACAGAACATAAATATTATAGAGGCAATAATACAGCTGGGCCGGGAAAGACCCCCGATATGAGATGGACCACTCTTCTGCTCCGCCTTAGAAAGACCAAGATGCCTCAGGTAGAGGTAGGTAAATACCCCTGACAAAAAAATATGGAGCATAATGCTGTAGTTAATAGCAACATGAACCGGAAGCACAAGAAAAATAAGGTTGAGCGGATAGAATACAGCAGACTGTACACCGGCTACAAACGGCGCCCCGCTATAAATGTAAGGATTCCAAAGGGGTATTATCCCCTGGGACAATGTCTTAAAACCAAAATATCTCCAATAAAATAATTGATGGTGCGTATCCGTATTCTGCGAGCTTAAAATACTTGCGTCAAGAGGGATTAAAACATTGTGAAAATATGCTGTGGTCATCAGGAAAAGGGTGAGTAGTGCAAACCAGTCATGTTTCGACCATACGGAAGTCTGATGCGGAGTGACATGCAAGGCAGAGGTCGAATTGATCTGCTTAGTGTGTATTCCAGGAAGTATCACCGGTATGAAATTTCCTCTGGCCAAAAAGATTTATTTACAATGCGATAGAACACTGCCACCTCTGCAGGGACAACAGACGGAGCAAACCATCCTGGTACATTTATAGGGGCCATACTGACACGTGTAATTTTTATCCCCTTTCTTGGTGTGTTTGGCACCTGTCCCGATCCGGCAACACCCACTATTTCCAATCTTATCCCGATAACCTATTCAGTTCTACAGAGCTCTTCAGAATAAAAATGCCGCTGGAATTACAAATGTATGTTCTAGCGTGAAAAAATCTTCATCGTTTATACTTACCCATTAATTGACCTTCGGCCAAAATATGACCTTTCATCGCTTCCAGCAGCTGTTTCTTGGTAATGCCCGCCTTAAGGTCAAGTTTTTTATTCAACGCATACAGCTTAAAATAATATCTGTGGGTACCACCAGGAGGACACGGCCCACCATAACCAATGGTACCAAAATCCGTTATTCCCTGTTTTGCTCCATTTTCAAGCATTTTCAGAGAAGGTATATTCTCCGGCAACTCCTGAATATTTGCCGGCAAATCATAAAGTACCCAATGGACCCATGTGCCCATAGGGGCATCAGGGTCGTCACTGATGAGAGCAATGCTCTTTGTACCACTTGGCACTGCACTCCATGACAGCGGAGGAGAGATATCCTCTCCGTCACAGGTATACTTCTTTGGTATCATCCCCCCCTCATCAAAGGCTGCGCTTTTTACTTCAATTTCCATAATCTTATCTCCCAGTAGATAGGCATGAGATTGTTTTTTGCTGAGACAGCAACAAAACGAAATAAAGAGAATGAGTAAACAGTATCGGTAGTTCCGCATGGAATATCTCCTTTATTAACATGTTACGAAACAGTTTCGCCGAAAAAAATCCACCTCGGTTTGCTTAAATCATAAAAATAGTAACCGCAAATTTTATTATTGCCCTGATGCTGTCATTGGTATAATGTCTTTGGCCGAAAGCACCTTGTGCGGTATAATCACATACCTTGAAACAAAATAATTCCTCTTTTACGTATAGTTTACTTATTTCTGTTCGTTCAATCATGAAAAAAAGATACTACGGGCCAACCCCAAAGCAGGCAAAGCGGAAAAACGCCGCGACTCCCGTTATTATACAAAAATTTCAAGAACTGATTTATGGTTATTATAAAATTTTTGGACGCAATCTCCCTTGGAGAAATACCTATAATCCCTATCACATACTCGTTTCGGAGATTATGCTTCAACAAACTCAAGTACAAAGGGTTCTTGGCAAGTATAATCTATTTCTCAAGTCATTTCCCGACTTTCCTTGTCTTGCCCAAGCGCCGCTCCAAAGGGTACTTGAGAAATGGCAGGGGCTAGGTTATAACCGCCGCGCCATAGCACTACAAAAAATAGCACAAAGAGTTGAACATGAATATCAAGGAACGCTTCCCTCATCAGTAAAAACATTGACAACCTTCCCGGGAATTGGGAAAGCCACGGCATCTGCAATCTCAGCTTTTGCATTTCAGAAACCAACAGTCTTTATTGAAAC of the Candidatus Brocadiaceae bacterium genome contains:
- a CDS encoding YfhO family protein; translation: MILPGIHTKQINSTSALHVTPHQTSVWSKHDWFALLTLFLMTTAYFHNVLIPLDASILSSQNTDTHHQLFYWRYFGFKTLSQGIIPLWNPYIYSGAPFVAGVQSAVFYPLNLIFLVLPVHVAINYSIMLHIFLSGVFTYLYLRHLGLSKAEQKSGPSHIGGLSRPSCIIASIIFMFCAPQIFHVYPGHLPNLCTMIWLPLILLFLELFLRTRDIFYVLSGGIAVACNILAGHPQYFFYTAIAVVVYCIIRIIQEFYGHKSWKYVAHHMTGLFVLYLAGVLLATIQLLPAFEMVKHSTRQALSYEWVGQFSFAPENFLTFFIPDFFGDMLKSPYWGRYYLWEMSLYIGILPFMLCAFASFYFRNTYTKTFLILAFCMMILALGKFTPVFKILYTVVPGFDLFRGNSKFIFIVAFSLSVLSGIGSEYLQDTVTAKKGKSSLLYIITGIVVIISLFLLIFFFFGTGYGAWQGIINKIYLLGDRYVALPNLNDPGFLQTTFAVTTKSAAKCILLAIVSLLVIGLWIRGGTHRKILIPLTIALVFGDLWFFGNRYMVTFDSNKCLWEEGVVKVIKSDPEPSRITTIGYFELNKGMAHAIAHVGGYDANVIKEYSEFINVSSNKPLDEPNIVMEVKQISRLTNLLNVKYLLLPAHARIDHPSMKRVFHDQKYAIYQNTLAFPRAFVVHSAKTIQGRDAIFNEMTSKEFNPLHAVILEEPSGLTGNMTREDLSGEPSPTITEYLPNSIKINARLLEDGFLVLGDTYYPGWNVYVDGKKSKVLKANYILRAVFLEKGEHHVRFVYEPKSFTLGMYVSVASLAMVITALFMAKNYQSRNTGWISR
- a CDS encoding YbhB/YbcL family Raf kinase inhibitor-like protein, with protein sequence MEIEVKSAAFDEGGMIPKKYTCDGEDISPPLSWSAVPSGTKSIALISDDPDAPMGTWVHWVLYDLPANIQELPENIPSLKMLENGAKQGITDFGTIGYGGPCPPGGTHRYYFKLYALNKKLDLKAGITKKQLLEAMKGHILAEGQLMGKYKR
- a CDS encoding A/G-specific adenine glycosylase, coding for MKKRYYGPTPKQAKRKNAATPVIIQKFQELIYGYYKIFGRNLPWRNTYNPYHILVSEIMLQQTQVQRVLGKYNLFLKSFPDFPCLAQAPLQRVLEKWQGLGYNRRAIALQKIAQRVEHEYQGTLPSSVKTLTTFPGIGKATASAISAFAFQKPTVFIETNIRRVFIHCFFQDQEHISDAEILPLVERTLDTSNPREWYYALMDYGVMLKREYENPNRKSAHYQRQSPFQGSNRQVRGMVLKMLTHETPASIPQMIQRLKLEPKILKTNLMQLQKEGFLTKKGNTFRIA